In Nitrospirota bacterium, one DNA window encodes the following:
- a CDS encoding cytochrome C — MLPELNKKVVHSPMKSLECEKCHLRHGRLTILSLVERDEKKLCFICHTELDSNIQKMSNVHTIVAHGKCLPCHDPHASDNSRLQKEAGNANCLVCHKDESFSRAKRHKPLDDGCLVCHAPHGSNFKNNLINEEVKLCESCHGYSASGFKAAHKNYPVENGKCTGCHTPHTSSNDKLLRESVHAPLASLQCSSCHKPYDDPKPFDTIAPDGELCYTCHAKEKKSFDTAYTHPVTREGKCINCHSPHASDFSAVTLRDKNSICTKCHADKPNINVSSLHKPISDKGCTACHNPHASENPLYLKLPGKEICLSCHPGVKGELKNTVLHKPFSGLECTGCHDSHGSNNQYMAKYPAAELCYSCHKDKAKDFFKTYIHTPVNKSECSPCHKSHSSQYANLLNGDKDSICMQCHESMMFQIEEETTHKPFMDKKCSACHDPHASDNVGTTVTPMTELCFNCHKTMESALNASANKHLPVEAGKCNSCHNPHRGKLKNQLLATPNELCLTCHDRIVTTTSRKGHISMEEGDCLSCHISHYSDSAYLLKDSDPSLCLKCHTVDTERLLKAHRTSLNDITQCGSCHEPHVTEGPGLLKKVLHEPFNRGKCEECHE, encoded by the coding sequence ATGCTCCCGGAACTTAACAAGAAGGTCGTACACTCACCCATGAAGAGCCTTGAATGTGAGAAGTGCCACCTGCGTCACGGACGGCTCACTATACTGTCACTCGTTGAAAGGGACGAGAAGAAGCTGTGTTTCATATGCCACACTGAGCTGGACTCAAATATTCAGAAGATGTCAAATGTCCATACAATCGTAGCGCACGGGAAGTGCCTTCCCTGTCATGATCCGCATGCTTCTGACAATAGCCGTCTTCAGAAAGAAGCGGGCAATGCTAATTGTCTGGTCTGCCATAAAGATGAGTCATTCAGCAGGGCCAAGCGCCACAAGCCGCTTGATGACGGCTGTCTTGTATGTCATGCGCCGCATGGCTCTAACTTTAAGAACAATCTTATTAATGAGGAAGTTAAACTTTGTGAGTCCTGCCATGGCTATTCTGCTTCCGGATTCAAGGCCGCACATAAAAACTATCCTGTTGAGAATGGCAAGTGTACAGGATGTCACACTCCTCACACTTCATCCAATGATAAACTGCTGAGGGAGTCGGTGCATGCCCCGCTTGCAAGCCTCCAGTGTTCCTCTTGCCATAAGCCTTATGATGACCCAAAACCTTTTGACACCATTGCTCCTGACGGAGAATTGTGCTATACATGTCACGCAAAGGAGAAAAAAAGTTTTGATACTGCATACACACATCCTGTTACCAGGGAAGGTAAGTGCATTAACTGTCACAGCCCGCACGCCTCTGATTTTTCCGCTGTTACATTAAGGGACAAAAATTCTATATGTACTAAATGTCATGCTGACAAGCCTAATATTAACGTGTCTTCTCTTCATAAACCCATAAGTGATAAAGGCTGTACTGCCTGTCATAATCCTCATGCGTCAGAGAACCCGCTTTATCTGAAACTGCCCGGGAAGGAAATATGTTTAAGCTGTCACCCTGGAGTTAAGGGAGAGTTGAAGAATACTGTCTTGCACAAGCCTTTCTCCGGTTTAGAGTGTACCGGTTGTCATGATTCGCATGGTAGCAATAATCAGTATATGGCCAAGTATCCGGCTGCTGAACTTTGTTATTCCTGCCATAAAGATAAGGCAAAAGATTTTTTCAAAACTTATATACATACCCCTGTCAATAAAAGTGAGTGCTCCCCATGTCATAAGTCACACTCATCTCAATACGCTAATCTTTTGAACGGTGACAAGGATAGTATCTGCATGCAATGCCATGAGAGTATGATGTTTCAAATTGAAGAAGAAACAACACATAAGCCTTTCATGGATAAAAAATGCAGCGCATGTCATGATCCCCACGCAAGTGATAATGTGGGCACTACCGTTACGCCCATGACTGAGCTTTGTTTCAACTGTCATAAAACAATGGAGTCTGCTTTAAATGCAAGCGCTAATAAACACCTTCCGGTTGAGGCTGGTAAATGTAATTCATGCCATAACCCGCACCGGGGCAAATTGAAAAATCAGCTATTGGCTACACCTAATGAGCTCTGCCTGACATGCCATGACCGGATAGTGACAACAACTTCCAGAAAAGGCCATATTTCCATGGAAGAGGGCGATTGTCTAAGTTGTCATATATCACACTATTCGGATTCCGCATATCTCTTGAAGGATTCTGATCCATCTTTATGCCTCAAGTGCCATACTGTTGATACTGAGCGCCTTCTCAAGGCACATAGAACTTCGCTTAATGACATTACTCAGTGCGGCAGCTGCCATGAGCCTCATGTTACAGAAGGGCCGGGGCTTTTGAAGAAGGTTCTGCATGAGCCCTTTAACAGAGGTAAATGTGAGGAATGCCATGAATAA
- a CDS encoding peptidyl-prolyl cis-trans isomerase gives MELKNKYLHQYAGFVSHLLMVCFLLSAGLLFGCVSMGKKTDALAYVDGDPITREDLSYSLGVEHRREDLSTAKALDMKDYLNKLINERLIIQEARRMGMQEYPEAKEKIQAFIVRESVLMLHEDEILKKVSSNNEDEIKKYYKENYKIFKLDVLGFNSKDDASRFRDLILQGSDVSRVSKEEAGINRIDEGKEFSYRSLAQSMQKAVSGLNPGEYSDVVEVKGVYYILKLLGVTGAPDDKLESVRAHIEKSLGSIKEEERSNQYLEELREQSTLKIDNDILLSLKLGVEDGDRAKLANDNRTLVTVNGEVLTVGEFIALLPPVIKITNEQLLNSWITRKLVDQEALRRRYDLQPKLEGMVRRYENQVLQNLYINEVILPNIQVSDDILNAYYDKHQQDYLTPSRYKIQVIAVEKMDEAVEIYNSLIKGADFSWFARMRSKDVSAEKGGNMGWRNLGELPLPLKEIIDTLKPGDISPVLQAGSRYSIYNILEIEAPKAKALSEVKPDVYRAYMAEEFSRIHDTNMEQLKADTEIIINDDAIKAFEKGFK, from the coding sequence ATGGAACTGAAGAATAAATATCTGCATCAGTATGCCGGATTTGTAAGCCACTTGCTCATGGTTTGTTTTTTGCTGTCAGCAGGTCTTCTTTTCGGCTGTGTTTCTATGGGTAAAAAAACAGATGCGCTTGCATATGTGGACGGGGATCCGATAACAAGAGAGGACCTTTCATATTCTTTAGGTGTTGAGCACAGGAGAGAGGATCTCTCTACTGCCAAAGCGCTTGACATGAAAGATTATCTGAACAAACTGATAAATGAGAGGCTTATCATTCAGGAGGCCCGCCGTATGGGGATGCAGGAATACCCTGAGGCAAAAGAGAAGATACAGGCATTTATTGTCAGGGAATCAGTTTTAATGCTTCATGAAGATGAAATATTAAAAAAGGTTTCATCTAATAATGAAGATGAAATAAAGAAGTATTACAAAGAGAACTATAAGATCTTTAAATTGGACGTGTTAGGGTTTAACTCAAAAGATGACGCATCGAGGTTCAGGGATTTGATCCTGCAGGGATCAGATGTAAGCCGGGTTTCAAAAGAGGAAGCCGGCATCAACAGAATAGATGAAGGAAAAGAATTTTCTTACAGGTCACTTGCTCAGTCTATGCAAAAAGCAGTCTCAGGGCTGAACCCAGGCGAATATTCAGATGTTGTTGAGGTCAAAGGCGTTTATTATATTTTGAAACTCCTCGGGGTTACGGGTGCGCCTGATGACAAGCTTGAGAGCGTAAGAGCGCATATAGAAAAGAGTCTCGGCAGCATTAAGGAAGAAGAGAGGAGCAATCAATATTTAGAGGAGCTGCGTGAACAGTCTACTCTGAAGATTGATAATGACATCCTCTTATCTTTGAAGCTCGGAGTTGAGGATGGTGACAGGGCAAAGCTGGCTAATGACAACAGGACACTTGTGACTGTTAATGGAGAAGTTTTGACCGTGGGAGAATTTATTGCTTTGCTGCCTCCTGTTATCAAGATCACTAATGAACAGCTCCTCAATAGCTGGATAACCCGCAAGCTGGTGGATCAGGAGGCATTGAGGCGCCGCTACGATCTGCAGCCTAAACTTGAGGGTATGGTCAGGCGGTATGAAAACCAAGTCTTGCAAAATTTATATATCAATGAGGTCATTTTGCCGAATATCCAGGTCTCTGATGATATATTGAATGCGTATTATGATAAGCATCAGCAAGATTACCTTACACCTTCCCGCTATAAAATACAGGTGATAGCGGTAGAGAAGATGGATGAGGCAGTTGAAATATATAACAGTCTTATAAAGGGAGCAGATTTTTCCTGGTTTGCAAGGATGAGGTCCAAAGATGTCTCTGCCGAGAAGGGAGGCAACATGGGCTGGCGTAACTTAGGTGAACTTCCCTTGCCGCTTAAGGAGATAATTGATACACTAAAGCCGGGTGATATCAGCCCTGTTCTTCAAGCGGGTTCTCGTTACAGTATATATAATATTCTTGAGATTGAAGCGCCGAAAGCAAAGGCATTAAGCGAAGTGAAGCCGGATGTGTACAGGGCATATATGGCAGAAGAGTTCAGCCGGATACATGATACTAATATGGAACAGTTAAAGGCAGACACCGAGATAATAATCAATGATGATGCTATTAAGGCTTTTGAAAAGGGCTTTAAATAG
- a CDS encoding YncE family protein — protein MSKDGNYRDVIDKPVAVNSFKIKGHQILLGEIRIPEGEYKKLKFTMTDASIISNGQTATLALPPGAIEVPINITVHDNQSEALFVKWNPDSSVESGYMFNPLFSVSSKVPELSRLMIYVTNEDSGNVSVINRQSGEVVGSIMVGKKPRGIIAGLRKERLKIYVANSSSNSVSVIDPATNRVEQEIPIRLGRAPEGIAVAEVSSNRELVFVANYDSSTVSIIDPATFNEFDKVSVGNGPIAVAADPPVTDIFGSRFLDSSEISILQNYRTKYVNVYVANKNSNSISVIKVNIHNNRVEDVFNIDVEWSPVALSVDYVRGRLYVANNDSDRISVIDIVSIVNGNFTGIINSIENIGSSAVGVAVNPVFDRVYILKEMPSEIMVINSYFEGSGNSVSHVSPIISSIPVPDSPRAFMLDPESRKLYVVSRSTDSVSVINTINTVEEKGIPVGRNPYGIAMFSGQ, from the coding sequence ATGTCTAAAGACGGAAATTACAGGGATGTTATTGATAAACCTGTCGCTGTCAACTCTTTTAAAATAAAAGGACATCAGATACTGCTTGGCGAAATACGGATTCCTGAGGGTGAGTATAAAAAGCTGAAGTTTACCATGACGGATGCTTCTATCATCAGTAATGGGCAAACTGCTACACTTGCGCTTCCTCCTGGTGCTATTGAAGTCCCAATCAATATAACAGTGCATGATAATCAGAGTGAAGCGCTCTTTGTTAAATGGAATCCGGATAGTTCTGTTGAAAGCGGATATATGTTCAACCCTTTATTTTCCGTCAGTTCGAAGGTGCCTGAACTCAGCAGGCTGATGATTTATGTTACCAATGAGGACTCAGGCAATGTCTCTGTGATAAACAGGCAGTCGGGAGAGGTTGTCGGCAGCATTATGGTGGGGAAGAAGCCACGTGGGATAATTGCCGGCCTTAGAAAAGAGCGCCTTAAGATATATGTTGCAAATTCGAGTTCTAACAGCGTGTCTGTAATTGATCCGGCCACAAACAGGGTAGAGCAGGAGATACCAATAAGGCTTGGCAGGGCTCCTGAAGGTATTGCTGTTGCAGAAGTGTCTTCCAACAGGGAGCTTGTCTTTGTTGCGAATTATGACTCAAGCACGGTATCCATTATTGACCCGGCCACGTTCAATGAGTTTGATAAGGTCAGTGTAGGGAACGGCCCGATAGCAGTGGCGGCAGACCCGCCGGTTACTGATATTTTTGGCTCAAGATTTCTTGACTCTTCTGAGATCAGTATTCTTCAGAACTACCGTACCAAGTATGTTAATGTGTATGTTGCAAACAAGAACTCGAACAGTATCTCTGTTATAAAAGTAAATATTCACAATAACAGAGTTGAAGATGTCTTTAATATTGATGTTGAATGGAGCCCTGTTGCCCTTTCTGTTGATTATGTGAGAGGCAGGCTTTATGTTGCCAATAATGATTCTGACAGGATCTCTGTCATTGATATAGTCTCCATTGTTAACGGGAACTTTACCGGGATTATCAATTCTATTGAAAATATCGGCTCTTCAGCTGTTGGAGTTGCTGTAAACCCGGTTTTTGACAGGGTGTATATTCTTAAAGAGATGCCTTCAGAGATAATGGTCATCAATTCATATTTTGAAGGTTCCGGGAATTCCGTGTCCCACGTCAGTCCGATAATAAGCAGTATCCCTGTGCCGGACTCACCAAGGGCCTTTATGCTCGACCCTGAGTCAAGGAAGCTTTATGTAGTCAGCAGAAGTACGGACAGTGTTTCTGTGATCAATACCATCAACACGGTTGAGGAAAAGGGCATACCGGTCGGCAGGAACCCATATGGGATAGCAATGTTTTCCGGGCAGTAA